The Erigeron canadensis isolate Cc75 chromosome 4, C_canadensis_v1, whole genome shotgun sequence genome window below encodes:
- the LOC122598161 gene encoding uncharacterized protein LOC122598161, with the protein MRMRTQIAPSVAPISSCCCSTSSSSSSSTSNGGNNHLLGGSDPQDDDQHWRNFDNSVSAVSFGLVATAILISMFLVMALFERFFRPPSSAAVPPSNGRPHESHHGKLEYPSPKVNIYAREVSVLMPGEENPTYIANPVPSVCPP; encoded by the exons ATGAGAATGAGAACACAAATAGCACCAAGTGTAGCTCCAATAAGCAGTTGTTGTTGTAGTacaagcagcagcagcagcagcagtacTAGTAATGGTGGTAATAATCATCTTTTAGGTGGTAGTGATCCGCAAGATGATGATCAACATTGGAGAAACTTTGACAACTCAGTCAGTGCTGTTTCTTTTGGTCTTGTTGCTACTGCCATTCTCATTTCTATGTTTCTTGTTATGGCTCTTTTTGAAAGGTTTTTCCGACCACCGTCCTCCGCCGCCGTACCACCATCCAACGGCCGTCCTCATGAGTCACATCATGGAAAACTTGAATACCCATCTCCAAAA GTTAATATATATGCAAGAGAAGTTTCTGTACTAATGCCTGGAGAAGAAAATCCAACTTATATCGCAAATCCTGTTCCTTCGGTCTGTCCTCCGTAG
- the LOC122596933 gene encoding F-box/kelch-repeat protein At1g16250-like produces the protein MGSLPSSSRLSRRQDEDSPQYRVYASFSAKRASPGVNISNWIECYNPLTNEWRRVTSIPGLVENHIMKGFAMVIVEDFIYVIGGLLCYKDILIEGGHDNSSDGPSEIDQEVTQSVLRYSIRDETWLKCSSLNVPRFDFACSVHGSKIYVSGGKSKPNSVRGVSSSEIYDPALDEWKLLPNMSTSRYKCVGVTWQDRIYVVGGFAEYECETNDNNHGPFSMARSSAEVFDTVNNKWDFLPRMWDLDIPPNQIVDVGGKLFSSGDCYKKWKGFIEKFDRELNMWNVVDGSSLSSPTSMLDVTSPKRPLMEQLYLTIAPIGTSLYFLAGYRMNGEETSNFRSEVHVFKTYEGVWTSFEPMLEDVEKELSCHCAVYKGRI, from the coding sequence ATGGGCTCCTTACCTTCATCTTCTCGGCTATCACGTCGACAAGATGAAGATTCACCCCAATATCGTGTTTATGCCTCGTTTTCAGCCAAGAGGGCATCCCCCGGTGTCAACATCTCTAACTGGATCGAGTGCTATAACCCGTTAACCAATGAATGGCGTCGAGTTACCTCGATACCAGGATTGGTCGAGAACCATATCATGAAAGGCTTTGCAATGGTCATTGTGGAAGATTTCATATACGTCATTGGTGGTCTTCTTTGCTATAAGGATATACTGATCGAAGGTGGTCATGACAACTCTTCTGACGGTCCAAGTGAAATCGACCAAGAAGTCACTCAGTCTGTACTACGTTATAGTATTAGAGACGAAACTTGGTTAAAATGCTCATCACTTAATGTTCCACGGTTTGACTTTGCTTGTTCGGTTCATGGAAGCAAGATTTACGTCTCGGGAGGAAAAAGTAAACCAAATAGTGTGAGAGGTGTGTCTTCAAGTGAAATCTATGATCCGGCTCTAGACGAATGGAAGTTATTACCAAACATGAGCACATCAAGATATAAATGTGTCGGTGTTACGTGGCAAGACAGGATTTACGTTGTTGGAGGTTTTGCTGAATATGAATGTGAAACTAATGACAATAATCACGGACCATTTAGTATGGCAAGAAGCTCGGCTGAAGTTTTCGATACAGTTAATAACAAATGGGACTTTCTCCCACGTATGTGGGATCTTGACATCCCGCCTAATCAAATTGTGGATGTTGGAGGAAAACTTTTTAGTTCGGGAGATTGTTACAAGAAATGGAAAGGATTTATTGAAAAATTCGATCGAGAGcttaatatgtggaatgtgGTCGATGGATCATCTTTATCGTCTCCAACATCTATGTTGGATGTAACATCTCCCAAGAGGCCGTTAATGGAACAATTGTATCTTACGATAGCGCCTATTGGGACATCATTGTACTTTTTGGCTGGCTATCGAATGAATGGCGAAGAAACATCAAATTTCAGATCAGAAGTGCATGTTTTTAAGACATATGAAGGTGTGTGGACAAGTTTCGAACCAATGCTGGAAGATGTCGAGAAAGAGCTATCTTGTCATTGCGCAGTCTACAAAGGGCGTATCTGA
- the LOC122596934 gene encoding uncharacterized protein LOC122596934, with product MAIMHQMGFPPKWCTWIYGLLSSARAAVLVNGTPTFEFQCGKGMRQGDPISPFLFLIVMEGFSCMINKATASGFLAGLKLPKGGPVISHLLYADDCTFIGDWSMCNLYKVARALRVFYLCSGLRINLGKSNLFGVGVDNTEVKRAAEVFKCKEGSLPFKYLGLRIGGNMNRISSWDFLFDIFESRLANWKAKSLSIGGRVTPIKAVLESLPSFLWGGSHDEKKIHWVAWDRVASPIKHGGLGLCRLADSNIALLSKWIWRYRNEDNALWKKVIDSLHGNCEGWRSVPVNKSLASGWKNIVQKAEKVKVAGKDLIGLFKGICGKGDRIRFWIDPWVDNTCLKELFPLLFGLENDKKCLVADRFCTETKRFVGNSIWYSMPISQEVLEEWLKFTTLLEGIRLTDVRDK from the exons ATGGCAATTATGCATCAAATGGGATTTCCGCCAAAATGGTGCACTTGGATATATGGACTTTTGTCCTCAGCTAGAGCGGCTGTGCTTGTTAATGGCACACCAACATTTGAATTCCAATGTGGGAAAGGGATGCGTCAAGGTGATCCGATATCCCCTTTCCTATTTTTGATTGTTATGGAAGGTTTTTCGTGTATGATTAACAAGGCAACAGCATCGGGATTTCTTGCGGGATTAAAACTACCAAAAGGTGGACCGGTTATCTCACATCTCTTATACGCAGACGATTGTACGTTTATAGGAGATTGGTCAATGTGTAACCTTTACAAGGTTGCTAGAGCTCTTAGAGTTTTCTACCTTTGTTCAGGTCTAAGGATTAATCTCGGGAAATCAAATTTGTTTGGAGTCGGAGTTGATAATACGGAGGTTAAAAGGGCTGCTGAAGTTTTTAAATGCAAGGAAGGCTCACTACCATTTAAATATCTCGGGCTTCGTATCGGTGGTAACATGAACCGTATATCTAGTTGGGATTTCTTGTTCGATATTTTTGAGTCTCGCCTAGCTAATTGGAAGGCCAAATCACTCTCAATTGGTGGAAGGGTTACACCCATCAAGGCGGTATTGGAAAGCTTACCGTc ATTTCTTTGGGGAGGTTCTCATGACGAGAAAAAGATCCATTGGGTAGCATGGGATAGAGTTGCTTCGCCCATCAAGCATGGAGGGTTGGGTCTTTGTAGATTGGCAGATTCAAACATCGCTTTGCTATCAAAGTGGATTTGGCGGTATCGAAATGAAGATAACGCACTCTGGAAGAAGGTGATAGACTCGTTGCATGGGAATTGTGAAGGATGGAGATCAGTCCCTGTAAACAAGTCTCTTGCTAGTGGTTGGAAGAATATTGTTCAAAAAGCTGAGAAAGTGAAAGTGGCAGGGAAAGATCTAATTGGGTTGTTCAAAGGAATTTGTGGAAAAGGAGATAGAATTCGGTTTTGGATTGATCCCTGGGTTGACAACACTTGTCTAAAAGAGTTATTTCCTTTATTATTTGGGCtggaaaatgacaaaaaatGTTTAGTTGCCGATCGGTTTTGTACGGAAACGAAAAGGTTTGTGGGCAACTCAATTTGGTACTCGATGCCGATATCACAGGAGGTTCTAGAGGAATGGCTGAAGTTCACAACATTACTTGAAGGCATACGACTGACCGATGTAAGGGATAAATGA
- the LOC122596223 gene encoding protein SYM1-like, with product MATMNNYVFTHKLSQPTKPSISSPSPLFLTSSKFFNKSRNSHNNYDKVHPLTKSVAKDREVVTEKITSLKQDDDEEENKSELLLSLGEKEEDKDDGFVGKAINASIVLGFGTIAVTRLLTIDHEFWHGWTLYEILRYAPEHNWIAYEEALKQNPVLAKMVISGIVYSLGDWIAQCYEGKPLFEFDRTRLFRSGLVGFTLHGSLSHYYYQLCEALIPSKDWWVVPAKIAFDQTVWSAVWNSIYFVVLGLLRFESPANIFNELKTTFLPLLTAGWKLWPFAHLITYGVIPLEQRLLWVDCVELVWVTILSTYSNEKSEARISDAVSDVDPSSSSDKQ from the exons ATGGCTACCATGAACAATTATGTGTTTACCCACAAATTATCTCAACCAACCAAACCATCCATTTCATCTCCATCCCCCTTGTTTCTTACTTCATCTAAATTCTTTAATAAATCAAGAAACAGTCACAATAATTATGATAAAGTACACCCACTTACTAAATCGGTTGCAAAAGACAGAGAGGTAGTTACAGAAAAGATTACCAGTTTAAaacaagatgatgatgaagaagaaaataaaagtgaattattattatcattaggGGAGAAGGAGGAGGATAAAGATGATGGGTTTGTGGGAAAAGCAATAAATGCTTCAATAGTTCTTGGTTTTGGTACTATTGCTGTTACTAGGTTGCTCACTATTGATCATGAATTTTGGCAT GGATGGACCCTTTATGAGATACTTAGATATGCTCCCGAGCACAATTGGATAGCATATGAAGAAGCTCTTAAACAAAATCCTGTATTGGCGAAGATGGTTATAAGCGGGATTGTTTATTCTTTGGGTGATTGGATTGCACAG TGTTATGAAGGGAAGCCACTATTTGAGTTTGACAGGACACGCTTGTTTCGATCAGGCCTTGTTGGATTCACTCTTCATGGTTCTCTTTCTCATTACTATTACCAATTATGTGAG GCCCTTATTCCTTCCAAAGATTGGTGGGTAGTTCCTGCAAAAATAGCATTTGACCAAACAGTATGGTCAGCAGTGTGGAATAGCATCTATTTTGTGGTTTTGGGTTTGCTGCGGTTCGAGTCCCCTGCAAATATATTCAATGAACTCAAAACAACATTCTTACCATTGTTGACG GCTGGATGGAAGCTATGGCCATTTGCACACCTAATAACCTATGGGGTGATTCCTCTTGAGCAAAGACTTCTTTGGGTGGATTGTGTGGAACTGGTATGGGTGACAATACTGTCGAC GTATTCTAACGAGAAATCAGAAGCACGGATTTCAGATGCAGTATCAGACGTAGACCCAAGTTCTTCATCAgacaaacaataa